The Candidatus Thiothrix anitrata genome includes the window GCCGGTGGTGCGGCCTGAACAACAGGAGCCACAGAGTGCGGTGTCGGCTGGGCAATAACGGGTTGCGGCACTACTGGTGCAGCCATTTGCGGTTTCACCACCAGCTTGGGTTCTGATTTAGGCTTCTCGACAGGCTTCGGCTTAGGCTGCTCAAGTGGTTTTGACTCTCGTTTGGGTTTGGGCTTTGTTAGCGGCTTTGGCTTCGGCTTGGGTTTTTCGACGGGTTGGGGTTTTGGTTTGGGCGGTTTTGCCACTGGCTGCGGTGTCGGTGGTGCAGCTGGTGGCGGCGGGGGTGCAGGTTGAAACTGCGTCAATGACAAGGTAACAGGTTGCGGAACCGCTGGCTTTTCCAGCAAATCCTGCCACAACAATAATGGCAAAGTGATGACGACCAGCGCGGCATGAAACAGTGCTGACGTGACAAAACCCGTAAAATGGTACTTCACGGGGCTTGCTCAGTTTGGATGGAAAGCTGCTCAAATTGCTTGGCTTTCAACACATCCACCACGCTGATGAAATGCTCAAACGCCGACACTTTATCCACTCGCAATTGCACTGGTGTTGTGTTGAGATGTGCATCCAACTTCCCGCCCAAATCCGCCGCCGTTACCGGATTACCTTCAAAGAAAATCTGGTTCTGCGCATTAATAGCAATTTCCAATACCTGTCCATCACTACTCGCCTGCTGACTTTGTTCCGCCTTGGGCAAATTCACCGGGATCAAACCCTGCGAAATAAACGACGCAGTAGTCAGCACAATCGCCAACAGCACCAGCATAACGTCAATGAAAGGGATCATGTTAATCTGATCAAAGCGTTTCATGCGCCTTTACCATCCTGCCACGCCTGCCAGCGGGCGGTCAGCACTTCGACTTTGCGTAACAAAGCGTTGTAAAAAATGATCGCCGGAATCGCCACCAACAACCCTGCCGCTGTCGCTTTCAACGCCAACGCCAACCCCAGCATAATGGTATGCACCTCGATCTTGCCGCCCTGCCCCATTGTGTAAAACGTCACCAGAATCCCCAGCACCGTTCCCAACAGCCCCACGTAAGGCGCGTTCGAGCCAATGCTGGAAATGGTGGTGAGGTTACGGGTCAAGTCGATTTTCAGGGTTTCGATATGGTCGAACTGCTGCACCTTAACGCGGTTGAGGTAGAGGTAACGCTCAATCACCAACGCAAGCATGATGAAACTCATCAGACCGAGTGTGCCGAGTACCAGATAATCCAAATTGGCTTGTAGAAATTCCATAATCGCCCTTCATCCAAAACACAAAAGGGATTCTAACGCAGCCCTATAAAAACGTAACTGCGTTATTTCACACATCATATGGAGACTTAATCACTCATGAACATTAGTGACAAGGCTTGATAATTATCATTGCTGCTGCACTACAATAAGACATATCTTGGGGTGTCATTTGTTGAACAAAACGCTCAGGTAAGAAGCGTATTGATTTTTTGATGAAAATAGTTAGTTAGCATTGGAGGTAACATGATTACGGAAGAAGTCGTCGATCTCTCGCGGCTGCAATTTGCAGTCACCGCCCTTTACCATTTCCTGTTTGTTCCCTTGACGCTTGGCATGACCTTTATGCTGGCGATCATGGAATCGGTCTATGTGATGACCGGCAAACAAATCTACAAGGATATGGTGAAATTCTGGGGCAAACTGTTTGGTATTAACTTCGCGCTCGGTGTCACCACCGGCCTGACAATGGAATTTCAGTTCGGCACGAACTGGGCATATTACTCACACTACGTCGGTGACGTGTTCGGCGCACCGCTGGCTATCGAAGGCTTGATGGCTTTCTTCCTCGAATCGACCTTCGTCGGCTTGTTCTTCTTCGGTTGGGATCGTTTGAGCAAAGTGCAACATTTGTCGGTCACTTGGTTGATGGCGATTGGCACGAACCTTTCCGCACTGTGGATTTTGATTGCGAATGGCTGGATGCAAAATCCGGTCGGTGCAATCTTTAGTCATGAAACCATGCGCATGGAAATGGTGGATTTTGCCGCTGTTTTGTTGAATCCGGTTGCGCAAGTGAAGTTCATTCACACGGTGGCAGCGGGTTATGTCACTGGCGCAATGTTCGTGTTGTCGATCAGTGCTTGGTACATCCTCAAAGGGCGTGATCTTGGGTTTGCGAAACGTTCGTTTGCGGTGGCAGCGGGTTTCGGTATGGCTTCCATTCTTTCCGTTATCTTGCTGGGTGACGAAAGCGGTTACGAAGCCGGTGACGTGCAGAAAATGAAACTTGCGGCGATTGAAGCGGAATGGGAAACCCACCCCGCACCGGCAGGTTTCAACCTGATTGCTTTCCCGGATCAGGAAAAGGGCGAGAACAGTTTTGAGGTGAAAATCCCTTATGCACTCGGTTTGATTGCCACCCGTTCCCTAACGGAGGAGGTGAAAGGTATCAACGATCTGGTCGAGGAAAACACCCAGCGCATCCGTAACGGGATTTTGGCTTACGACCTGTTCCTGAAAATGCGGGCAGGCACTGCCAGTGACGTGGACAAGGAAAGTTTCGAGCGACTGCGGGTCGATTTGGGCTACGGTTTGCTGTTAAAGCGTTACACGCCAAATGTGGTGGATGCGACCGAAGAGCAAATCCAAATGGCGGCTAAAGACACTGTGCCACACGTTGCGCCGTTGTTCTGGACGTTCCGTATCATGGTGGCTTCCGGTTTCATCATGTTGATCGTGTTCGCGCTGTCGTTCTATTACACCGCGAAAAAGACCGCGTATGAAAAGCGTTGGTTAATGCGTTTGGCGTTTTTCAGCTTGCCGTTGCCGTGGATTGCGATTGAATCCGGTTGGTTTGTGGCGGAATACGGTCGTCAACCTTGGGCGATTGGTGAGGTGTTGCCAACCTTTTTGGGGACATCAACGCTGACGGAATGGGATTTGATTGGTTCGATTGCCGGGTTTGTATTCTTCTACACCATTTTGTTGGTGGTGGAAATGTACTTGATGATCAAGTTTGCCAAGCAAGGGCCTAGCAGTCTGCATACCGGGCGCTATCACCATGAGAAGCACGGTGGCGGTCACGCGGGTGCAGTTTACGCTGATAAAATGAACGATCAGGTCTAAGGAGCAAACCATGATTTTTGATTACGAAACGTTTAAGTTGATCTGGTGGGTCTTGGTCGGCGTGCTGTTTATTGGCTTTGCTTTGACCGATGGCTTCGATATGGGCGTTGGCGCATTGTTGCGCATTGTCGGTAAAACCGACGAGGAACGCCGTGTAGCTATCAACGCGATTGCGCCGCATTGGGATGGCAATCAGGTATGGTTGATTCTGGCGGCGGGGGCGATTTTTGCGGCTTGGCCGATTACCTTTGGTGCGTCGTTTTCGACGTTTTATTGGGCGTTGGTGCTGACCTTGTTTTCGCTGTTTTTCCGTCCGGTAGGGTTTGATTACCGCTCCAAGATTGCGGATACGCGCTGGCGCAATACGTGGGATTGGGGTCTGGTAGTGGCAGGTGTTGTGCCGCCATTGGTCATCGGTGTGGCGTTCGGCAATTTGTTGCTGGGTGTGCCGTTCGCGTTTGATGAATTTTTGCGGATTACGACTTACGGTTCATTCTTTAAGCTGTTCCATCCGTTTGCAGTGTTGGTGGGCTTGGTGAGTTTGCTGATGTTTACCATGCAGGGTGCGACGTATTTAATGCTGCGTACCGATGACGTGGTGTATGAGCGTTCACGTAAGGCGGCGCAATGGACAGCGGCTGGGGTGATTATCACCTTCGGGCTGGCGGGCATTTGGTTGTGGGCGGGAATTGATGGCTATGCGATTACCCAAGCACCACCGCATGATTCCTTGCCTAATCCGTTGGCGAAAACGGTTGTGCCAATGGCCGGTGCGTGGTTGACGAATTACAGCACGTATCCGTTGGCAATTGCCGCACCGTTAGCGGGTTTCGTTGGCGCATTCGGGGTATTGATGCTGGCAGGTGGTAAAGGTCGCCCGGTATTGAGTTTCTTCCATAGCTCCTTGTGTTTGATTGGGGTGATTATGACTGCGGGTGTGTCCTTGTTCCCGTTCGTGATGCCTTCCAGCTTGAATCCGAACCACAGTTTGACGATTTGGGATTCGGCTTCCAGCCATTTGACGTTGGCGATTATGTTCTGGGCGGCGATGATTTTTGTGCCATTGATTCTGTTCTACACCATCTGGTGCTACAAGCAGATGTGGGGCAAGATTACCGTTAAGTTCATCCGTGAAAATGATCACTCAGTCTATTAAGGAGATTTTACCATGTGGTATTTTGCTTGGTTGCTCGGCGTATTGCTGGCGTGTTCCTTCGGTATCATTAACGTGATGTGGCTGGAGTTTCATGGCGGGTTGGACGCGGATGATGAGAAGTAAGGCGTAAACAGCGTCTGAGTTGAAAAAGGGAGTGTTTTTGGCACTCCCTTTGCTTATGGGAAATCCCGCTTTGAGTAATGAAAATAAATCGAAACCACACAAACCCGACCCGGCGATTACTGCCGCGCTGAAAGGCTGGAAAACCCATTCTGGTTTCTGGCTGAAAGCGGCGGTTGCGATTGGGCTTACCTCCGGTTTGTTGCTGATTGCGCAGGCGTGGTTGCTGGCAAATGTCGTCAATGCCGTAGTATTTGCCGAAGCCGCTTTGGTGGATGTTATGCCCAGTCTGTGGGGTTTGCTGGCACTGTTTCTGCTGCGGGCAGGTTTGGCATGGGCATCCGAACAAGCCGCGTTTCATGCTGCGGTGCAGGTCAAACTTGCCATTCGTACCCAGCTTTACCAAAAAGTGCGGCAACTCGGCCCCGCGTGGTTGACGGGGGAGCGCAGTGGCGATTTGCTCAATACCCTCAGCGATGGGGTGGAGGCGCTCGAAGCCTATTACGCCCGCTACATTCCCGCGATGGCGTTGATGGCACTCGTGCCGCTGGCGATATTGGTGTTCGTGCTTGCTAATGATTGGCTGTCGGCGGTGGTGATGCTGGTGACAGCCCCGCTGATTCCGGCGTTCATGATCCTGATCGGCAAAGGCACGGAAAAGCGCAACCAGCAGCAATGGCAACAATTGGCGCGGATGAGTGCGCATTTCCTCGACGTGATTCAAGGTTTAACCACCCTGAAACTCTTCAATGCCAGCCGCCGTGAAGCGCAAGTGGTGGCACAAATTTCTGACCAATACCGCCAAAGCACGATGTCGGTATTGCGGGTCGCGTTCCTGTCCTCGTTCGCACTGGAGTTTTTCGCCACGGTCAGCATTGCCATTATTGCGGTGTTGATCGGCTTCCGCTTGTTCTGGGGGGAAATGGATTTTCTGTACGGCTTCTTTGTGCTGCTGCTTGCACCCGAATTTTACCTGCCGCTGCGCAATATGGGGACGCAATACCATGCGCGGATGGCGGCGATTGGGGCGGCGGAGAAGATGGTGGGGATATTGGGGGAAACCCCTCACCCCAACCCCTCTCCCTCAAGGGGCGAGGGGCTAAGAGAAGAGTTTCCTACTCCCCCTCGCCCCTTGAGGGAGAGAGGACTGGGGGGTGAGGGGTACTCTTTTCGCTCAATCTCCTTCACCTACCCCGACGCTAGAACCGCCCTAAGCAACCTCTCGCTGGACATCCACCCCAACGAAACCCTGGCCATCGTCGGCGCAAGCGGTGCTGGCAAAACCACGCTAATCAACCTGCTAATGGGTTTCCTGCAACCCCAAAGCGGGCAAATCCTCATCGGCACTACGCCGCTAACCGCCATTTCCCCCGACGTATGGCGCAAGCAACTGGCATGGCTGCCGCAAAAACCGCAACTGTTCCCCGGCACGGTTGCCGACAATATTC containing:
- the exbD gene encoding TonB system transport protein ExbD, which encodes MKRFDQINMIPFIDVMLVLLAIVLTTASFISQGLIPVNLPKAEQSQQASSDGQVLEIAINAQNQIFFEGNPVTAADLGGKLDAHLNTTPVQLRVDKVSAFEHFISVVDVLKAKQFEQLSIQTEQAP
- the cydD gene encoding thiol reductant ABC exporter subunit CydD; protein product: MSNENKSKPHKPDPAITAALKGWKTHSGFWLKAAVAIGLTSGLLLIAQAWLLANVVNAVVFAEAALVDVMPSLWGLLALFLLRAGLAWASEQAAFHAAVQVKLAIRTQLYQKVRQLGPAWLTGERSGDLLNTLSDGVEALEAYYARYIPAMALMALVPLAILVFVLANDWLSAVVMLVTAPLIPAFMILIGKGTEKRNQQQWQQLARMSAHFLDVIQGLTTLKLFNASRREAQVVAQISDQYRQSTMSVLRVAFLSSFALEFFATVSIAIIAVLIGFRLFWGEMDFLYGFFVLLLAPEFYLPLRNMGTQYHARMAAIGAAEKMVGILGETPHPNPSPSRGEGLREEFPTPPRPLRERGLGGEGYSFRSISFTYPDARTALSNLSLDIHPNETLAIVGASGAGKTTLINLLMGFLQPQSGQILIGTTPLTAISPDVWRKQLAWLPQKPQLFPGTVADNIRLGNPTATLAQVQAAAEQAYAAEFIVKLPQGYDTLIGEAGQGLSGGQVQRIALARAFLKDAPLVILDEATANLDRASETLVQAGVERLAQGRTLVMIAHRLRTVQTADRIVVLDQGQVSAIGTHAELLVSSPLYQQMQAAYGGEA
- the cydB gene encoding cytochrome d ubiquinol oxidase subunit II, with protein sequence MIFDYETFKLIWWVLVGVLFIGFALTDGFDMGVGALLRIVGKTDEERRVAINAIAPHWDGNQVWLILAAGAIFAAWPITFGASFSTFYWALVLTLFSLFFRPVGFDYRSKIADTRWRNTWDWGLVVAGVVPPLVIGVAFGNLLLGVPFAFDEFLRITTYGSFFKLFHPFAVLVGLVSLLMFTMQGATYLMLRTDDVVYERSRKAAQWTAAGVIITFGLAGIWLWAGIDGYAITQAPPHDSLPNPLAKTVVPMAGAWLTNYSTYPLAIAAPLAGFVGAFGVLMLAGGKGRPVLSFFHSSLCLIGVIMTAGVSLFPFVMPSSLNPNHSLTIWDSASSHLTLAIMFWAAMIFVPLILFYTIWCYKQMWGKITVKFIRENDHSVY
- the cydX gene encoding cytochrome bd-I oxidase subunit CydX — encoded protein: MWYFAWLLGVLLACSFGIINVMWLEFHGGLDADDEK
- a CDS encoding energy transducer TonB, giving the protein MKYHFTGFVTSALFHAALVVITLPLLLWQDLLEKPAVPQPVTLSLTQFQPAPPPPPAAPPTPQPVAKPPKPKPQPVEKPKPKPKPLTKPKPKRESKPLEQPKPKPVEKPKSEPKLVVKPQMAAPVVPQPVIAQPTPHSVAPVVQAAPPAKIADNKAAEAAYRAKLQNLIAARKQYPRMAERAEVEGSVVVAFTVMPNGTITGARVAKSSGNDWLDKAALQAVNSASGALPFPPAIRKSQWAFSVTVNFRLE
- a CDS encoding cytochrome ubiquinol oxidase subunit I, which gives rise to MITEEVVDLSRLQFAVTALYHFLFVPLTLGMTFMLAIMESVYVMTGKQIYKDMVKFWGKLFGINFALGVTTGLTMEFQFGTNWAYYSHYVGDVFGAPLAIEGLMAFFLESTFVGLFFFGWDRLSKVQHLSVTWLMAIGTNLSALWILIANGWMQNPVGAIFSHETMRMEMVDFAAVLLNPVAQVKFIHTVAAGYVTGAMFVLSISAWYILKGRDLGFAKRSFAVAAGFGMASILSVILLGDESGYEAGDVQKMKLAAIEAEWETHPAPAGFNLIAFPDQEKGENSFEVKIPYALGLIATRSLTEEVKGINDLVEENTQRIRNGILAYDLFLKMRAGTASDVDKESFERLRVDLGYGLLLKRYTPNVVDATEEQIQMAAKDTVPHVAPLFWTFRIMVASGFIMLIVFALSFYYTAKKTAYEKRWLMRLAFFSLPLPWIAIESGWFVAEYGRQPWAIGEVLPTFLGTSTLTEWDLIGSIAGFVFFYTILLVVEMYLMIKFAKQGPSSLHTGRYHHEKHGGGHAGAVYADKMNDQV
- the exbB gene encoding TonB-system energizer ExbB, translated to MEFLQANLDYLVLGTLGLMSFIMLALVIERYLYLNRVKVQQFDHIETLKIDLTRNLTTISSIGSNAPYVGLLGTVLGILVTFYTMGQGGKIEVHTIMLGLALALKATAAGLLVAIPAIIFYNALLRKVEVLTARWQAWQDGKGA